Proteins from a genomic interval of Pseudomonadota bacterium:
- a CDS encoding C25 family cysteine peptidase, with the protein MKQSVCSLISILAVLLLFPPLLSAQQTTYEISSGEYEIVENSQGLHEIRMLDPAYSLIGSAGDPALPHRIFEFQLPADVDPSNVELNFEVVQSEVLPGITMIPVPPLGPVQDTSPGEYDPDALDWGTEKSIVEGRNTFVYNQDANYPEEPAELLMVSQRKVPLAPGPLLQQFPGLPGDSFQNASFVVFSYRPFLYNPVQGELTHVKSMIVTISYDSSSPVLYGEDSLYEPMSNGSYDYVIITTEDILSNSDRLDDFVYLKELYGHNVLIVTESQYGSLAGQAPNGTAEKIRQWLKNNYLALGINYVLLVGDPNPDDPNNPGDTVGDVPMKMCWPRYTAHEYRESPTDYFYADLTGNWDLDGDQYFGETLDFTNERSPHPSIGENTFSVLWTGKLQCDYNENYEFHTFSDDGVRLYVDGSPIINNWTEHLPANDYATQAMTAGKHNITVEFRENTGDGIIQLFWRTTVTKGHAHYVPDQIIPETHLYDNSDSVGGLTGTYYNNSDFTGTSLTRKDKVINFVWAQGDRGTGGPDSGAEVFVGRIPVYNDNYDHLDGILGKIIEYETDPGDISWRESILLPMKPLWDDTPSYHLGEGIRNDYASAAGFATYRIYDDDYAPPTPELWPCTKNNVMNEWVNGYGIVTWTTHGSSEGAGDIFDSSLTGNLDDSMPAFTFQASCLNGYPENSNNLGYALLREGAIATVSASRVSWDSHGAWTFSATSAKNHNFAYFYTKKIMNDGIPKPAGVALYLTKGAVPDVGMNSTDYNLYGDPDCYLLKTVADSPPVADANGPYTADEGTAVSFDASASSDPEGASLKYRWDFDNNGTWDTAWSANPMASYTWCDDFSGLAKLEVRDPLGLTDETTTPVTINNVAPTISLDSLDQPNPQFILPVVHNLHYNGSFTDPGCLDTHISSWDFGDSTVVTGTVIEENEEPDATGTTTADHTYMTPGSYTVTVEVTDDDGGKGTDTMELVVVDEVGAKHDINDYIQSLPSIVFKNNADKRKNAIANMIAALDYMFDTEAYEGAIQYLLSNLRSKMDGQVDGKPGDDWIIDDAVQAELCMKIDDLVAYLEYLKGL; encoded by the coding sequence ATGAAACAATCAGTATGTTCATTAATCAGCATTTTGGCCGTTCTTCTACTGTTCCCTCCCCTGCTTTCGGCCCAGCAGACAACCTACGAAATCTCTTCCGGAGAATACGAAATCGTTGAAAACAGTCAAGGTTTGCACGAAATTAGGATGCTGGATCCGGCCTATTCCCTTATCGGTTCAGCTGGTGATCCGGCACTGCCCCATCGAATTTTCGAGTTCCAGCTTCCTGCAGATGTTGACCCTTCAAACGTTGAACTTAATTTTGAAGTTGTCCAGTCAGAGGTATTGCCTGGAATCACTATGATTCCCGTTCCACCCTTGGGCCCTGTTCAGGACACGAGTCCGGGAGAATATGACCCTGACGCGCTGGACTGGGGCACTGAAAAGAGCATTGTCGAAGGAAGAAATACCTTCGTTTATAACCAAGATGCAAATTACCCCGAAGAACCCGCGGAGCTGCTCATGGTATCACAGCGCAAGGTTCCGCTTGCTCCAGGGCCGCTGCTCCAGCAGTTTCCCGGACTGCCCGGAGATTCCTTTCAGAATGCCAGTTTTGTCGTCTTCTCATACCGGCCCTTTCTCTACAATCCAGTTCAAGGGGAATTGACTCATGTCAAGAGCATGATCGTAACGATTTCCTATGACTCTTCCTCCCCGGTCCTTTATGGCGAAGATTCATTGTATGAGCCGATGAGCAACGGCAGTTATGACTATGTCATCATCACGACCGAAGACATTCTGTCGAATAGCGATCGGCTCGATGATTTCGTCTATCTTAAAGAACTGTATGGTCACAACGTTCTGATCGTAACGGAGAGTCAGTACGGATCCTTAGCCGGCCAGGCACCCAATGGAACAGCAGAAAAAATCCGCCAGTGGCTGAAGAATAATTACCTGGCGCTGGGGATTAACTATGTCCTCTTGGTTGGCGACCCGAATCCGGATGATCCAAACAATCCTGGGGATACGGTCGGTGACGTCCCGATGAAAATGTGCTGGCCCCGCTACACCGCACACGAATACCGTGAATCGCCAACGGACTATTTCTACGCTGACCTGACAGGCAATTGGGATCTCGATGGTGATCAGTATTTTGGTGAAACGCTCGACTTTACGAATGAGCGCAGCCCGCATCCTTCTATCGGGGAAAATACTTTTTCCGTTCTATGGACCGGGAAACTGCAGTGTGATTACAATGAGAACTACGAATTTCATACCTTTAGCGACGATGGCGTGCGCCTGTATGTTGATGGATCACCGATTATCAACAACTGGACGGAACATCTTCCGGCAAATGACTATGCAACCCAAGCCATGACGGCCGGAAAGCACAACATTACAGTGGAGTTCCGGGAAAATACTGGCGATGGAATCATTCAACTTTTCTGGAGAACCACCGTAACAAAGGGCCATGCTCACTACGTTCCTGACCAAATCATACCAGAAACCCATCTTTATGATAATTCCGATAGCGTCGGCGGTCTGACCGGGACTTACTACAACAATTCGGACTTTACCGGCACCTCACTTACCAGGAAGGATAAAGTCATCAACTTTGTCTGGGCCCAGGGAGACCGGGGAACAGGCGGGCCCGACAGCGGCGCGGAAGTTTTCGTGGGCAGAATTCCAGTCTACAACGATAATTATGATCATCTGGATGGAATTCTTGGCAAGATAATCGAATATGAAACAGATCCAGGTGATATCAGCTGGAGAGAATCGATCCTTTTACCGATGAAACCGCTGTGGGATGATACCCCCTCGTACCATCTCGGCGAAGGCATCCGGAATGATTACGCGTCAGCAGCTGGTTTCGCCACCTACCGTATCTATGATGACGATTATGCCCCTCCCACCCCTGAACTCTGGCCCTGCACGAAGAACAACGTCATGAATGAGTGGGTCAACGGTTACGGAATCGTTACCTGGACAACTCACGGCTCTTCAGAAGGTGCAGGGGACATTTTCGACTCTAGTTTGACGGGAAATCTGGATGACTCAATGCCGGCCTTCACTTTCCAGGCTTCTTGTCTGAATGGCTATCCTGAAAACAGCAACAACCTCGGTTACGCGCTGCTCCGAGAGGGAGCCATTGCCACCGTATCGGCCTCGCGAGTTTCCTGGGACTCCCATGGAGCCTGGACCTTCAGCGCCACTTCCGCGAAAAACCACAACTTTGCCTACTTCTACACGAAGAAAATCATGAATGACGGCATTCCAAAACCGGCGGGTGTTGCTCTCTATCTGACCAAAGGCGCGGTTCCCGATGTGGGAATGAACTCGACTGATTACAACCTTTACGGTGATCCGGACTGCTACCTGCTGAAAACTGTCGCGGACTCACCTCCAGTGGCCGATGCGAATGGGCCGTACACGGCTGATGAGGGGACGGCTGTTAGCTTCGATGCCAGTGCCTCTTCTGATCCTGAAGGAGCTTCCCTCAAATACCGTTGGGACTTCGACAACAACGGCACTTGGGATACCGCCTGGTCGGCCAATCCGATGGCGTCCTATACCTGGTGTGATGATTTCAGTGGTCTGGCCAAACTGGAAGTCCGCGACCCACTCGGATTGACTGATGAGACAACTACACCAGTTACGATCAACAATGTGGCACCTACTATTAGTTTAGATTCTTTGGATCAGCCAAATCCCCAGTTCATTCTCCCGGTCGTTCATAACCTGCATTACAATGGAAGCTTTACCGATCCTGGTTGTCTCGACACCCATATATCTTCCTGGGATTTTGGCGACAGCACTGTTGTCACCGGCACGGTCATCGAGGAAAACGAGGAACCTGATGCCACTGGAACGACAACCGCTGACCATACGTACATGACTCCAGGAAGCTACACGGTGACCGTCGAAGTAACGGATGACGACGGCGGTAAGGGAACAGACACGATGGAACTGGTGGTCGTCGACGAAGTGGGCGCAAAGCACGACATCAACGATTACATCCAAAGCCTGCCAAGCATTGTTTTCAAGAACAATGCTGATAAGCGTAAAAACGCCATCGCTAATATGATTGCGGCACTTGATTACATGTTCGATACAGAAGCATATGAGGGGGCTATCCAGTACTTGTTGAGCAACCTTCGCTCCAAGATGGACGGCCAAGTGGACGGAAAGCCTGGGGACGATTGGATCATTGATGATGCTGTACAAGCTGAACTCTGCATGAAAATCGATGATTTAGTGGCCTATCTTGAATATCTTAAAGGCTTGTAA